From the genome of Aspergillus fumigatus Af293 chromosome 1, whole genome shotgun sequence, one region includes:
- a CDS encoding rRNA-processing protein UTP11, producing the protein MSSMRNAVQRRQHRERGQLEGREKWGILEKHKDYSLRAKDYNAKKAKLKRLQELAANRNPDEFAFGMMSAHSQKKGKHGSAARDSAAKRGLSHEAIKLLKTQDAAYLRTTGERLRREIEKVEQEVRLQEGIQEALGEKKKDESESDIEEDDDDFDFDFGPKEKRGQKKARKLIFADDRREQRALKKRKLHEDQDEEEDEDEEQSFGELQKKQLQKKSQKQLEAERLALVEARRVRKMKKRAAEARENKLKALRKQYADITAAERELDWQRGRMDNSVGGTNKDGIKWKIRERKK; encoded by the exons ATGTCCTCCATGCGCAACGCCGTCCAAAGACGGCAACACCGCGAACGAGGCCAACTCGAAGGCCGCGAAAAATGGGGTATCCTCGAAAAGCACAAA GACTACTCCCTCCGTGCCAAAGACTACAATGCCAAAAAGGCCAAACTCAAGCGCCTCCAGGAACTCGCCGCCAACCGCAACCCAGATGAATTCGCTTTCGGGATGATGTCCGCGCACTCGCAGAAGAAAGGCAAACATGGCTCTGCGGCGCGCGACTCGGCCGCAAAGCGGGGACTGAGCCATGAAGCGATCAAGTTGCTCAAGACGCAGGATGCGGCGTACCTGCGGACGACGGGGGAGCGGCTACGGcgggagatcgagaaggtggagcaggaggtgAGGTTACAGGAGGGGATTCAGGAGGCTCttggggagaagaagaaggatgagaGCGAATCCGACatagaggaggatgatgacgactttgATTTCGATTTCGGGCCAAAGGAGAAGCGCGggcagaagaaggcgaggaagTTGATCTTTGCGGATGATCGGCGGGAGCAGCGCGCGTTGAAGAAACGGAAACTTCACGAAGAtcaagatgaggaggaggacgaggacgaagaacAGTCGTTTGGTGAattgcagaagaagcagctACAGAAAAAGTCGCAGAAGCAACTTGAGGCGGAGAGGCTGGCTCTCGTCGAGGCTCGTCGAGTCcgcaagatgaagaagagagctgcTGAGGCCCGGGAGAACAAGCTCAAAGCGCTTCGGAAGCAGTACGCCGATATCACTGCCGCCGAGCGCGAGCTGGACTGGCAGCGAGGGCGGATGGATAATTCGGTTGGGGGGACGAACAAGGATGGCATCAAGTGGAAGATCCGCGAGCGCAAGAAGTGA
- a CDS encoding histidine biosynthesis protein HIS4 gives MATPILISYNPTSASSGLSLSQIAYFGRVLIKVSSLSQAEEFLRQNFRLLDVYVDATDITSSGDIVDILNAGAAKAFISLDQLTSLSQEQSVPSSRLVVYTSSDSQVDAFQSWVGEDAERKEAGICTESADVKTVADRLGLNLEAQNLYRTYTTSTVTEDAVKETLKQGAVSIVSADALTLDHKNPSGKIAAAALVAARAVADQSNGLYATSVTDERGVCLGLVWSSDESIAEALRTGTGVYQSRKRGLWYKGQSSGDVQELIRLGFDCDSDCLVFVVKQIGRGFCHLGTASCFGPYNGLARLQKTLQARKADAPAGSYTARLFNEPKLTQAKIMEEADELCRATTKEEIAFEAADLLYFALTRCVAAGVSLEDIERNLDLKSLKVKRRKGDAKGPWAEKAGLTASPAETKPAGPAAPAKEAAKKDDSRMEMTRVVTASTPVDKVKEYLKRPSQKSNDAIVGLVRPIIQDVRDGGDAAVLKYTHKFEKATSLTSPVIRAPFPPELMKLSPETQEAIDVSIANIKKFHSAQKDSNDVLQVETMPGVVCSRFSRPIERVGLYVPGGTAVLPSTAMMLGVPAMVAGCQKIVLASPPRADGSISPEIVYVAHKVGAESIVLAGGAQAVAAMAYGTESISKVDKILGPGNQFVTAAKMLVSNDTSAGVSIDMPAGPSEVLVIADKDANPAFVASDLLSQAEHGVDSQVILIAIDLNESQLQAIEDEVDAQARALPRMDIVRGSLAHSVTFVVRDIDEAMALSNEYAPEHLILQVKNAESVVEKVVNAGSVFIGQWTPESVGDYSAGVNHSLPTYGYAKQYSGVNLGSFLKHITSSNLTAEGLLGLSRTVEQLAAVEGLDAHKRAVSIRVAAMKKNQA, from the exons ATGGCTACCCCAATCCTCATCTCCTACAACCCCACCTCTGCCTCCTCCGgtctctccctctcccaGATCGCCTATTTCGGCCGCGTCCTCATCAAGGTCTCCTCTCTCAGTCAAGCTGAGGAGTTTCTGCGTCAGAATTTCCGTCTCCTCGATGTCTACGTCGACGCTACCGACATCACTTCCTCTGGTGACATTGTCGATATCCTAAATGCCGGTGCCGCCAAAGCATTCATTTCCCTCGATCAATTGACCTCGCTGTCCCAAGAGCAATCCGTTCCGTCGTCGCGACTCGTCGTTTATACCTCCTCCGACAGTCAGGTTGATGCCTTTCAGTCGTGGGTTGGCGAGGATGCTGAAAGAAAGGAAGCCGGAATATGCACCGAGTCTGCCGACGTCAAGACCGTGGCCGACAGATTGGGCTTGAATCTTGAGGCTCAGAACCTTTACCgcacctacaccaccagcACAGTTACCGAGGACGCTGTGAAGGAAACATTGAAGCAGGGTGCCGTCAGCATTGTCTCGGCCGACGCCCTCACCCTCGATCACAAAAATCCCAGCGGCAAgatcgccgccgccgcactGGTTGCCGCTCGTGCTGTTGCGGACCAGAGCAACGGCCTGTACGCGACTTCGGTGACTGATGAGCGGGGAGTATGTCTGGGCCTTGTCTGGAGCAGCGACGAAAGTATCGCCGAGGCTCTCCGCACTGGCACCGGTGTCTACCAGAGCCGCAAACGGGGTCTGTGGTACAAGGGTCAGTCCAGCGGTGACGTGCAGGAGCTGATTCGCCTGGGCTTTGACTGCGACAGCGACTGCCTGGTCTTTGTGGTCAAGCAGATTGGCCGCGGCTTCTGTCACTTGGGTACCGCCAGCTGCTTCGGACCTTACAATGGCCTTGCGCGTCTGCAAAAGACCCTTCAGGCCCGCAAAGCCGATGCACCGGCCGGTTCCTACACCGCTAGATTGTTCAACGAGCCCAAGCTGACCCAGGCAAAGATCATGGAGGAGGCCGACGAGCTGTGCCGTGCCAccaccaaggaggagatcgcGTTTGAGGCTGCCGATCTACTCTACTTTGCCCTGACTCGCTGCGTGGCCGCAGGAGTCAGCTTGGAAGATATTGAACGTAACTTGGATCTGAAGAGtctcaaggtcaagagaagaaagggcGATGCGAAGGGGCCGTGGGCGGAGAAGGCTGGTCTGACTGCTAGCCCTGCCGAAACGAAGCCCGCCGGTCCCGCAGCTCCAGCCAAGGAAGCGGCCAAGAAGGATGACTCTCGCATGGAGATGACCCGCGTGGTCACCGCCTCCACCCCTGTagacaaggtcaaggagtACCTCAAGCGTCCTTCTCAAAAGTCCAACGACGCCATCGTGGGCCTCGTTCGCCCCATCATCCAGGATGTGCGGGACGGCGGTGATGCTGCTGTGCTCAAGTATACTCACAAGTTTGAAAAGGCGACTTCTCTGACGTCTCCCGTAATCCGCGCTCCCTTCCCCCCCGAGCTGATGAAGTTGTCGCCTGAGACCCAGGAAGCCATCGATGTCAGCATTGCCAATATCAAGAAGTTTCACTCCGCCCAGAAGGACAGCAATGACGTCCTCCAGGTGGAGACGATGCCTGGAGTCGTTTGCTCGCGCTTTTCTCGCCCTATTGAGCGTGTTGGTCTGTACGTCCCCGGTGGCACAGCCGTGCTGCCGTCCACCGCCATGATGCTCGGTGTCCCCGCCATGGTTGCCGGCTGCCAGAAGATTGTCttggcttctcctcctcgggccGATGGCAGCATCTCCCCCGAGATTGTCTACGTCGCCCACAAAGTGGGAGCCGAGAGCATTGTCCTCGCCGGTGGTGCGCAGGCCGTGGCCGCCATGGCTTACGGAACGGAGAGTATCAGCAAGGTGGACAAGATCTTGGGCCCCGGTAACCAGTTCGTGACGGCAGCCAAGATGCTGGTTTCCAACGACACCTCGGCCGGTGTCAGCATCGATATGCCCGCCGGACCTAGTGAGGTGTTGGTCATCGCCGACAAGGACGCCAACCCGGCCTTCGTGGCTTCGGATCTGCTGAGCCAGGCTGAGCACGGCGTTGACTCGCAGGTGATCCTGATCGCCATCGACTTGAACGAGAGCCAACTGCAGGCCATCGAGGACGAGGTCGATGCCCAGGCCCGGGCCCTGCCCCGGATGGACATTGTCCGAGGATCTCTAGCACACTCGGTCACCTTCGTGGTGCGTGACATTGATGAGGCGATGGCGCTCAGCAATGAATATGCGCCGGAGCATCTGATTCTTCAGGTGAAGAACGCGGAGTCGGTAGTGGAGAAGGTCGTCAACGCCGGCAGCGTCTTCATCGGACAGTGGACCCCTGAGAGTGTTGGTGATTACTCTGCGGGTGTCAACCACTCTTTGC caacctACGGCTACGCCAAGCAGTACTCTGGAGTCAACCTGGGCTCGTTCCTCAAGCACATCACCAGCTCGAACTTGACGGCAGAGGGATTGCTGGGATTGTCTCGCACGGTGGAGCAGTTGGCTGCCGTTGAGGGATTGGACGCGCACAAGCGGGCCGTGAGCATCCGAGTCgcggcgatgaagaagaaccaggcgTGA
- a CDS encoding putative lipin Smp2, which yields MQYVRSISGSVSKTWNSINPATLSGAIDVIVIEQEDGTLACSPFHVRFGKFSLLRPYEKKVEFQVNGVKQDYAMKLGEGGEAFFVFETSDEIPVSLQTSPLVSPAASPRTRSEVDLPSSLQEPEFLDLEKSSATTQSQDVKAGSDIPLLSRGVRASSDLGAMTPLSQSPEEETNVGRLRRGSLGDAPGFDRASSEPVLTAKRNTGTSNEGGLAVGTQPPSPTTSDGDNHTDRPRSPPLLTPQEAVSRALSLSKKLSSSNIPTRVNETGDLMLDMTGYKSNEEDALRAELIARKILAEELEGSYDIGSLIGADEHGNLWIYSSEEAKEAANRRATFNSMRPHSAMSENAVSDPGYHSDTDHPMSESSYPTRHHRAKSDVQPGPPTPPQSPTQDSTPGEQTRNYAKTLRLTSDQLKALNLKPGANPMSFSVNRATCTATMYLWNSTTPIVISDIDGTITKSDALGHVLNMIGRDWTHAGVAKLYTDIVNNGYNIMYLTSRSVGQADTTRTYLYGVCQDGYRLPKGPVIMSPDRTIAALRREIYLRKPEVFKMACLRDILGLFNGKENPFYAGFGNRLTDALSYRSVNIPSTRIFTINSNAEVSLDLLSLNKYKSSYVTMQELLDHFFPPVSLLVQPGGENCTDFTYWRDAPQDVEIFSDTDSDEEDEEDEDDELDEEIEDEEEEEYDGELTEEEGSETDEEVDELGESYISQESMDGLRLSDSNASLAADGSTLVEKDKDENAVDMAAETKMFNSRPFPTAESVRSA from the exons ATGCAGTACGTCCGAAGTATCAGCGGTTCGGTGTCGAAGACATGGAATTCTATCAACCCAGCCACCTTGAGCGGGGCCATTgatgtcatcgtcatcgagcaGGAAGATG GAACACTCGCCTGTTCTCCGTTCCATGTTCGATTTGGCAAGTTCTCTTTGCTCCGTCCATATGAGAAGAAG gtGGAATTTCAAGTCAATGGAGTCAAGCAGGACTATGCGATGAAGCTCGGGGAGGGCGGAGAGGCCTTTTTCGTCTTTGAAACATCAGACGAGATCCCCGTTTCGCTGCAGACGTCACCGCTAGTATCGCCGGCGGCTAGTCCGAGAACACGGAGTGAGGTAGatcttccatcttctcttcaggaACCGGAGTTTCTGGACCTCGAAAAGTCCTCTGCCACTACTCAGTCGCAGGATGTGAAAGCAGGCTCGGACATACCTCTGCTTTCGAGAGGGGTGAGGGCATCTAGTGATTTGG GTGCCATGACTCCTCTGTCGCAATCCCCGGAAGAAGAGACCAATGTCGGCCGGCTCCGCCGCGGCTCCTTGGGCGACGCACCAGGTTTTGACCGGGCATCGTCTGAGCCTGTACTAACAGCGAAGAGAAATACCGGTACTTCCAACGAGGGTGGTTTGGCAGTTGGAACACAGCCTCCCAGTCCCACAACCAGCGACGGCGACAATCACACCGATCGCCCTCGGAGTCCTCCTTTACTCACGCCGCAGGAAGCAGTTTCGCGGGCGCTTTCTCTGTCAAAGAAACTGTCTTCATCCAACATTCCAACTCGCGTCAATGAGACGGGCGATCTCATGCTCGACATGACCGGTTACAAAAGCAACGAGGAGGACGCTTTGCGTGCCGAACTCATTGCCCGTAAGATATTGGCGGAGGAACTGGAGGGAAGCTATGACATTGGCAGCCTTATCGGAGCGGACGAGCATGGAAACTTGTGGATCTACAGTAGcgaggaggcaaaggaggctGCCAACCGCCGGGCGACTTTCAATTCGATGCGACCGCACTCGGCCATGAGTGAAAATGCCGTCTCTGACCCAGGCTACCACAGCGACACCGATCACCCTATGTCCGAGTCGTCGTATCCGACTCGGCATCACCGTGCCAAATCCGATGTGCAACCAGGGCCCCCTACTCCTCCGCAGTCACCTACTCAAGACTCGACTCCAGGAGAGCAAACCCGGAATTATGCAAAGACTCTTCGCCTGACGAGCGATCAGCTCAAGGCACTGAATCTGAAGCCTGGTGCTAATCCAATGTCGTTCAGTGTGAACAGAGCTACCTGTACTGCGACCATGTACCTCTGGAATAGTACCACGCCGATTGTCATTTCCGATATCGATGGGACAATCACCAA GTCCGACGCTTTGGGTCATGTGTTGAATATGATCGGTCGGGATTGGACACATGCTGGTGTGGCGAAGCTCTACACCGATATTGTCAATAACGGCTACAATATCATGTATCTCACAAGTCGATCTGTGGGCCAGGCGGATACCACGCGTACGTACCTTTACGGAGTCTGCCAAGATGGCTACAGATTACCAAAGGGTCCTGTGATTATGAGCCCTGACCGGACTATTGCGGCGCTCAGGCGGGAAATTTACCTGAGGAAACCGGAGGTGTTTAAGATGGCTTGCTTGCGGGACATTTTGGGTCTTTTCAACGGGAAGGAGAATCCGTTTTACGCTGGCTTCGGCAACCGTCTGACAGACGCGCTGAGTTACCGGTCAGTCAACATCCCGTCGACCAGGATCTTTACCATCAACTCGAACGCGGAGGTATCCTTGGATCTTCTCAGCCTGAATAAGTACAAGAGCAGTTACGTGACCATGCAGGAACTGCTGGATCATTTCTTCCCACCAGTCAGCCTGCTGGTCCAGCCTGGAGGTGAAAATTGTACCGATTTCACCTACTGGCGAGATGCTCCTCAGGATGTTGAGATATTCTCGGATACGGATagtgatgaggaagatgaagaggatgaagacgacgagctAGACGAGGAGAtagaagatgaggaagaggaggagtATGACGGCGAGTtgaccgaggaagaaggcagtGAAACTGATGAGGAGGTTGACGAACTTGGGGAGAGTTACATCTCACAGGAGTCGATGGATGGACTTCGGTTGTCTGACTCCAACGCTTCTTTGGCCGCAGACGGTTCAACCCTGGtcgagaaagacaaagacgaGAATGCGGTTGATATGGCCGCAGAGACGAAGATGTTCAATTCAAGACCTTTTCCAACAGCCGAATCCGTTCGATCTGCTTGA
- a CDS encoding putative transcription initiation factor TFIID, 31kD subunit produces MASPAQAQAPASTSNQPLTPPAEPSSTNNTANNTASQPPHPTGTSTTAPNTAMPSTTPQPTQIPSTSLTDSGKSRRPRDVRLIHMLLASLGVTAYQERVPLQLLDFAYRYTSGVLQDAVHLATEGYAGATDTAPSSSRGPVEVNSVTLPALRLSIASRLHYQFQTGLPKEFLMDVASERNRVALPGASRGFDTAAQAKSTSAANQSVIMGGMRLPPERFCLTGTGWNMKDEWESEGEEEVEDAAAQTNAGQDQERNAGGGLAGVKEEGGDEDMDKDDEDGKMEDIFGEDTAMGDGEGDEDKAMTDV; encoded by the coding sequence ATGGCATCGCCAGCTCAAGCGCAGGCTCCGGCATCGACATCGAATCAACCTCTCACACCTCCAGCCGAACCCTCATCAACAAATAATACAGCGAACAACACCGCCTCGCAACCACCTCACCCTACGGgaacctccaccaccgcacCCAACACAGCGATGCCCTCCACAACtccccagccaacgcagatCCCATCGACGTCACTCACAGACAGCGGCAAATCACGGCGCCCACGCGATGTCCGCCTAATCCACATGCTTCTCGCCTCGCTCGGCGTAACCGCCTACCAGGAGCGGGTCCCGCTCCAACTCCTCGATTTCGCGTACCGCTACACCTCAGGCGTTCTTCAGGACGCGGTCCATCTCGCGACGGAGGGCTACGCAGGCGCCACAGACACAGCGCCGAGCAGCAGTCGTGGCCCAGTAGAAGTCAACAGCGTGACGCTCCCTGCGTTGCGGCTGAGTATCGCGTCGCGCCTCCATTACCAGTTTCAGACAGGGCTGCCAAAGGAGTTTCTGATGGATGTTGCATCGGAGCGGAATCGCGTGGCATTGCCCGGTGCATCGAGGGGGTTTGACACTGCGGCCCAGGCGAAGAGTACGTCCGCGGCCAATCAGAGTGTTATCATGGGGGGAATGCGGTTGCCGCCGGAGCGGTTTTGTCTCACCGGCACGGGGTGGAATATGAAGGATGAGTGGGAGAGtgaaggggaggaagaggtcgAGGATGCAGCGGCACAGACGAATGCCGGTCAGGATCAGGAGAGGAACGCTGGTGGTGGGTTGGCGGgtgtcaaggaagaagggggggatgaggatatggacaaggatgatgaggatggcaagATGGAGGATATATTTGGGGAGGATACGGCCATGGgggatggtgaaggagatgaagacaagGCGATGACAGATGTTTGA
- a CDS encoding Fibronectin type III domain protein produces the protein MYEPLYLSFSAYPSVVPPVRVRGVMALFLAVAILWALIWLLYRAWQVCQTPNEVLVEKLGLDIPPPPEVTLEEITAREVRIAWKLPDFHNSIHKHIIQVNGSKVGESKRVETAVEISNLVPGSIYHICVFSVSAANFQTPSAVIHVRTKPLPLSQSQQNAPVGSPTIRASIPRPTAGLVAPSAPPMARELSGGQLQGKRTSAGRKQSPAASGVDLPHGHPEETQKHATHSDSSETLERLADRLKTLQHENENVEKQAAEEEEEHIALLKELERQRDQLRKRVKEKDEASGDLKKHVNKLESVNRTVQNEKAKRERLLQQKETERKKRKEDIIRWREEMERMTTEVAQINEEKARMEEEGKRSADGVREKIAKEQAEMKVLDDEIQDKGGRVKKLEEERKRQQGGDSEDGKELDRIDNERARQWEVKLSNLNARYAALVNLHAQAQQQYQEAQERLKWLTTQRSGSSGPFTLPALDLDMSNTATIRPRRHRSSLNSNVSSPMNFPGLEPSFPGGVNFNPPSTNSPTFAPAPAFFNINNGMTLPGLSDLQDPMRGDLDVSFGNPQMSPRADALLPSDLLGDEESPEPPRPIVRPRFSNLELSESQRESYSRGPSSPESAVGSKPASIFASPHEDRKGTEPQSTHVDESSDAPKSATRRLSGLFGFHRPRGKTLADEPPLLGTLKPGQSQSFPRNLDEMDPIGSRRRRLSHTGNWTNPISLLPRSNTAAVTADSSSDHLPSRRAGFTSIFSPSRFGFGGGSSSLLKSSEPSDVSTGYNQFSPRHDPIDPASILGTVRRGSLSPRPSSTFSFDNQLPHPSTDNRPFGWPSAEKPNHRSLLGFDWASPSSWSRAQSRRPSITYGSSGHLPLGLTGEPDFPQETFERQGRPLQAPIGTRPSSSHRPVTPKLNPAAPTFKTIFSRKSDKDKDKEKGKEKESDMPFDFHMEEGSPSEPRISRDSRSRSLSIFTGDSYESLERMPSATSADNSNSKESFIRKITRKGSSSKFGSWKERSGLFSKKGDSSQGDIDEDASSEAQLAKSIDSTVSSADRSTRSSLGFFSRKSKKSDKAASETSERPSELASETGDDEIAEEEEP, from the exons ATGTATGAGCCGTTatatctttccttttccgCCTACCCCAGCGTGGTTCCCCCAGTGAGGGTACGAGGCGTCATGGCTCTTTTTCTAGCTGTCGCAATTCTATGGGCGCTTATATG GTTACTATATCGTGCATGGCAAGTTTGTCAGACTCCGAACGAAGTACTGGTTGAAAAGCTCGGGTTGGACATCCCTCCGCCACCAGAGGTTACTCTAGAGGAGATTACCGCCCGTGAGGTTCGCATCGCCTGGAAGCTGCCCGACTTCCACAATTCCATTCACAAGCACATTATTCAAGTGAACGGCTCCAAAG TTGGTGAATCGAAACGAGTGGAGACTGCGGTAGAAATCTCAAACCTGGTCCCAGGAAGTATATATCACATTTGCGTCTTTTCCGTCAGTGCGGCAAATTTTCAGACACCCAGCGCAGTTATTCATGTTCGGACGAAGCCTCTTCCTTTGTCGCAATCTCAGCAAAATGCCCCGGTTGGTAGCCCGACGATCCGGGCCTCGATTCCAAGACCCACTGCCGGATTGGTTGCCCCCTCCGCCCCTCCGATGGCTCGCGAGCTTAGTGGAGGACAACTGCAAGGGAAACGTACGTCTGCTGGACGGAAACAATCCCCCGCGGCTAGCGGCGTCGACCTCCCGCATGGCCATCCAGAGGAGACTCAGAAACACGCAACGCATAGTGACAGCAGTGAGACCTTGGAGCGGTTGGCTGACAGATTGAAGACTCTGCAGcatgaaaatgaaaatgtGGAGAAGcaggcggcggaggaagaggaggagcatATCGCGCTTTTGAAAGAGCTTGAGAGACAGCGTGACCAGCTGAGAAAGCgtgtgaaggagaaggacgaggccAGTGGCGATTTGAAGAAGCACGTTAACAAGCTGGAGAGCGTCAATCGAACCGTCCAAAACGAAAAGGCCAAGCGCGAGAGGCTTCTCCAGCAGAAAGAGACTGAAcggaagaagcgcaaggaggACATTATTCGCTGGCGTGAGGAAATGGAGCGAATGACCACTGAGGTTGCGCagatcaacgaggagaaggctcgCATGGAAGAGGAAGGGAAAAGGAGTGCAGATGGGGTTCGAGAAAAGATtgccaaggagcaggcagagATGAAAGTtctcgatgatgagattcaGGACAAAGGTGGGCGTgtcaagaagctggaggaggagcggaagcGTCAGCAGGGGGGAGACAGcgaggatgggaaggagtTGGACCGCATCGACAACGAGCGAGCAAGGCAGTGGGAGGTCAAGTTGAGCAATCTCAACGCGCGATATGCTGCCTTAGTGAATCTTCATGCACAG GCTCAGCAACAGTACCAAGAGGCCCAGGAGCGTCTCAAGTGGTTGACTACCCAGCGTTCGGGCAGCAGTGGACCGTTCACTCTACCCGCTCTCGACCTGGACATGTCAAATACTGCGACTATCCGTCCGCGTCGCCATCGCAGCTCTCTAAACAGCAACGTCTCCTCCCCGATGAATTTCCCTGGCTTGGAACCATCGTTCCCTGGCGGTGTCAACTTCAATCCACCTTCCACCAACTCGCCTACATTTGCTCCGGCTCCTGCCTtcttcaatatcaataatgGCATGACCCTTCCGGGTCTCTCGGACCTGCAAGATCCGATGCGCGGGGATCTCGATGTTTCCTTCGGTAATCCTCAAATGAGTCCACGGGCCGATGCCCTGCTTCCGTCTGATCTTTTAGGGGATGAAGAATCTCCAGAACCCCCACGTCCAATTGTTCGACCCCGTTTTTCAAACCTAGAATTGTCCGAATCGCAGCGGGAAAGCTATTCGCGCGGCCCATCGTCTCCTGAGTCCGCAGTGGGAAGCAAACCAGCTAGCATTTTCGCCAGTCCCCATGAGGATCGCAAAGGGACCGAACCTCAGTCTACACATGTTGATGAATCTAGTGACGCTCCTAAGAGCGCGACGAGACGGCTGTCGGGACTATTTGGCTTCCATCGTCCTCGTGGTAAAACACTGGCAGATGAGCCACCTTTGCTGGGCACCCTGAAACCTGGACAGAGCCAATCCTTCCCTAGGAATCTGGACGAAATGGACCCCATCGGTTCAAGGCGTCGGAGATTGAGTCATACTGGCAACTGGACCAACCCGATATCGTTGCTTCCCAGGAGTAATACTGCGGCTGTCACTGCAGACAGCTCTTCTGACCACCTGCCGTCGCGACGAGCAGGCTTcaccagcatcttctccccCAGCCGATTCGGTTTCGGCGGTGGAAGTAGCAGTTTGCTAAAGTCAAGCGAGCCCTCTGATGTCAGCACTGGTTATAATCAATTCAGTCCTCGTCACGATCCAATTGATCCAGCATCGATTCTAGGCACTGTCCGGCGAGGTTCCCTGTCCCCAAGACCTTCGTCAACCTTTTCCTTCGATAATcagcttcctcatccttcgaCGGATAATCGTCCTTTCGGATGGCCGTCTGCTGAAAAGCCTAACCATCGCAGTCTTCTTGGGTTCGATTGGGCCTCTCCATCCAGCTGGTCCAGGGCTCAATCCCGTCGGCCGTCTATTACGTACGGGTCCTCTGGTCACTTGCCCCTTGGGCTGACTGGTGAACCTGATTTTCCTCAGGAGACTTTTGAACGCCAAGGTCGGCCGTTACAAGCCCCGATTGGTACGCGGCCTTCGTCCTCCCATCGCCCAGTAACTCCAAAATTAAATCCGGCAGCACCCACGTTTAAGACCATCTTCAGCAGAAAGTCCGACAAAGATAAGGataaagaaaaaggaaaggagaaagaatcTGATATGCCTTTTGATTTTCACATGGAGGAGGGCTCTCCGTCAGAGCCGCGCATTTCGAGGGATTCACGTTCCCGGTCCTTGTCCATCTTTACTGGTGATTCGTACGAATCGCTAGAGCGCATGCCATCGGCCACTTCTGCGGACAACAGCAACTCAAAGGAGTCATTCATTCGAAAAATCACTCGAAAGGGCAGCTCGAGCAAATTTGGTTCGTGGAAGGAACGCTCCGGCTTGTTTTCGAAAAAGGGCGATTCTTCTCAGGGTGACATCGACGAAGATGCAAGCAGCGAGGCGCAACTTGCCAAAAGTATTGACAGCACTGTCTCCAGCGCAGACAGATCGACTAGAAGCAGTCTGGGTTTTTTCAGCCGGAAGTCCAAGAAATCGGACAAAGCTGCTAGTGAGACAAGTGAAAGGCCGAGTGAATTGGCCAGCGAGACtggcgatgatgagattgccgaggaagaggaacctTGA